From a single Silene latifolia isolate original U9 population chromosome 6, ASM4854445v1, whole genome shotgun sequence genomic region:
- the LOC141587659 gene encoding F-box/kelch-repeat protein At3g06240-like produces the protein MNRKKMKMGKASSNKYIPPEILTQILVNLPAKSLLKFRCVCKTWCSIIHNPDFVSIHHQFCKNNNSNLIKLLDLECLVPPRGYSGCLLALRKSDKRRKIGQIFKSNETYYLHGTCHSLLFVSPSKALFYGWFRLCNPSIRKSLRLPLCPLLSCSGYHYFTFVLGFAANTGDYKVIAISFESNLDVEIPKKRVMVYTLSDHQWAARDNGLDNIDCLRYEHLFGPYYFCEGAAHWLGKDPYEDTSNQDDKPTHLVSLDFDTESFTFLELPHALDEVDTISRSLFLLGESLATFCISSVSFKIWVLKQQSGKREWTLWFSGPSSSDGFDLFYYMGSTTNRVLYCESDGGRLVYKEYSYNITTCQVQVLGKSMSRYVEPVKYSESLVLCNRDGTEDMV, from the coding sequence ATGAATCGCAAGAAGATGAAGATGGGTAAAGCATCTTCAAATAAATACATACCCCCAGAAATATTGACCCAAATTCTCGTAAATTTGCCAGCCAAAAGCCTACTGAAATTCAGGTGTGTATGCAAAACTTGGTGTTCTATAATCCATAACCCTGATTTTGTTTCAATCCACCATCAATTTTGTAAGAATAACAACtctaatttgattaaattattaGATCTAGAGTGTTTGGTACCACCACGTGGATATAGTGGATGTTTGTTGGCACTTCGTAAGTCTGACAAGCGTCGAAAAATTGGCCAGATTTTCAAAAGCAATGAAACATATTATCTTCATGGAACATGCCATTCTCTGCTTTTTGTGTCCCCTTCTAAAGCTTTATTCTATGGTTGGTTTAGATTATGTAACCCGAGTATTAGAAAATCGTTGCGACTTCCCCTTTGTCCCCTTCTTTCCTGTTCCGGCTACCATTATTTTACCTTTGTACTTGGATTTGCGGCTAATACTGGGGATTATAAAGTCATTGCAATCTCATTTGAAAGCAACTTGGATGTAGAGATTCCAAAGAAGCGTGTTATGGTTTATACACTTAGTGATCACCAATGGGCTGCTAGGGATAATGGCCTCGACAACATTGATTGTTTGCGGTATGAGCATTTGTTTGGGCCCTATTATTTCTGTGAGGGGGCAGCTCATTGGCTTGGAAAGGATCCATACGAAGATACTAGTAATCAAGATGATAAACCAACTCATCTTGTTTCCCTGGATTTTGATACGGAAAGTTTCACTTTTTTGGAACTGCCACATGCGTTGGATGAAGTAGATACTATTTCAAGGTCTTTGTTTCTTCTTGGGGAATCACTAGCGACTTTCTGCATTTCTTCCGTTAGTTTCAAAATATGGGTGTTGAAACAACAGAGCGGAAAGAGGGAGTGGACTCTATGGTTTTCAGGTCCTTCAAGTAGTGATGGTTTTGACTTGTTCTATTATATGGGATCAACAACAAATAGGGTATTATATTGTGAAAGTGATGGTGGCCGTCTTGTTTATAAGGAGTACTCCTATAATATTACTACTTGCCAAGTGCAGGTACTTGGAAAATCTATGAGCCGTTATGTAGAACCGGTAAAGTATTCTGAGAGCTTGGTGTTGTGTAATAGAGACGGAACTGAGGATATGGTATAA
- the LOC141587660 gene encoding uncharacterized protein LOC141587660 — translation MAIILRFVDRGGLLRERFFKVVKVTDTCSQTLMNEIVKAFTQYNLQLENIRGQGYDGANNMRGQFNGLQALFQRECPYAYYVQCFAHRHSMLKALREEEISELVAAGTLKTGSGKNQATTLQRAGATRWGSHLRSISSLIKLFTATRSTIDDLYLNGTDKVRGEAKAVGKALTKFDFVFCLLMMHDIMKTTDFLCQALQRKDTDILNALHSLVITKEKLKDMRENGRIAYWEDFRWKNLIPFTDSSKEILTLGASFDPRHNFRAFKSENVCKLALKYYPSDFSSNDMRALDLECGLFVADIQKDPRFENTTSVSDLCRRWLSLIKVGFIL, via the exons ATGGCAATAATTCTCCGGTTTGTTGATCGTGGAGGATTACTTAGAGAACGATTTTTTAAGGTTGTTAAGGTTACTGATACTTGTTCTCAAACTCTAATGAATGAAATAGTAAAGGCTTTTACTCAATATAACCTTCAATTAGAAAATATACGAGGCCAAGGATATGATGGTGCAAATAATATGCGTGGTCAATTTAATGGCTTGCAAGCTTTGTTTCAAAGAGAATGTCCATATGCGTATTATGTGCAATGTTTTGCTCATCG ACATTCTATGTTAAAAGCTCTTCGAGAAGAAGAAATCTCGGAATTAGTGGCTGCTGGTACTCTTAAGACGGGGTCGGGAAAAAATCAAGCAACCACTTTGCAAAGGGCAGGAGCTACTCGTTGGGGTTCACATTTACGCTCTATTTCAAGTCTTATTAAGTTGTTTACCGCTACCCGATCAACTATTGATGATTTGTATTTGAATGGAACAGACAAAGTGCGAGGAGAAGCTAAGGCGGTCGGTAAGGCTCTgacaaaatttgattttgtgTTTTGTTTACTTATGATGCATGATATCATGAAAACTACCGATTTTTTATGTCAAGCACTGCAAAGAAAAGACACTGATATATTGAATGCGCTACACTCTCTTGTGATTACGAAAGAGAAACTTAAAGATATGAGAGAAAATGGTCGGATAGCTTATTGGGAAG ACTTTCGGTGGAAGAACTTGATACCGTTTACGGATAGTTCTAAGGAGATTCTGACTCTTGGCGCTTCATTTGATCCACGTCACAATTTCCGAGCATTCAAAAGTGAAAATGTGTGCAAACTCGCTCTGAAATATTATCCTTCAGACTTTTCATCAAATGACATGCGTGCTCTAGATCTAGAGTGTGGGTTATTTGTAGCGGATATTCAAAAAGATCCAAGATTTGAAAATACGACTTCAGTATCAGATTTGTGTCGACGATGGTTGAGTTTGATAAAAGTTGGCTTTATCCTATGA
- the LOC141587662 gene encoding uncharacterized protein LOC141587662, producing MADTQNPKRYKTLFSCWYKNGTSPIDKDKNEQCKGAEIRVEQVGAEIQDEGLDMGEMQDEGDDIDEGEHADIINEQDEGADIGNEQDERADGEIDQERVQEYDITSLERDPGIRPPIGTYPLNERDNVRRAYVAYGPNQPYLAEYPSTKDGIQGRKFCRRWFKEWNWLEYSLKEDKAYCFPCFLFDNYPSRHPSFTEVGFNGWKNVMSKHSGVLFHVGGVMSIHNANVRKWENLRNPSRHIERVISRLSSQEIARNRLRLVATIEVVRLLARQGCSFRGHDESVTSLNGGNFDAVLDAFRGLNNEIKIATHLVQKCQVYLSNDSKENCQYSCQQSSSYDS from the coding sequence ATGGCAGATACTCAGAATCCCAAACGATACAAAACCTTATTCTCGTGCTGGTATAAAAATGGTACTTCACCAATTGACAAGGACAAAAATGAGCAATGTAAAGGTGCTGAGATAAGAGTTGAACAAGTTGGGGCTGAGATACAAGATGAAGGGCTCGATATGGGAGAAATGCAAGACGAAGGGGATGACATAGATGAAGGGGAACATGCTGACATAATAAATGAGCAAGATGAAGGGGCTGACATAGGAAATGAGCAAGATGAAAGGGCAGATGGCGAAATTGATCAAGAAAGGGTTCAGGAATACGATATCACATCACTTGAACGGGATCCTGGAATACGTCCTCCTATAGGTACATATCCTTTGAATGAGCGTGATAATGTTCGTAGAGCTTATGTGGCATATGGTCCTAATCAACCATATTTGGCGGAATATCCAAGTACTAAGGATGGAATTCAAGGGCGAAAATTTTGTCGCAGGTGGTTTAAAGAGTGGAATTGGCttgagtattcacttaaggaagaTAAAGCATATTGTTTCCCTTGTTTCTTATTTGATAATTACCCATCTCGACATCCATCTTTTACTGAAGTTGGATTTAATGGTTGGAAGAATGTGATGTCTAAACACTCAGGCGTCTTATTTCATGTAGGAGGCGTGATGTCAATACACAACGCCAATGTACGCAAGTGGGAAAACCTGAGAAATCCTTCTAGACATATAGAGAGAGTGATTAGCAGACTATCCTCACAAGAAATAGCAAGAAACCGACTTCGTCTTGTTGCTACTATTGAGGTTGTAAGGTTGTTGGCACGTCAAGGATGTTCTTTTAGAGGTCATGATGAATCGGTTACTTCTCTCAATGGTGGAAATTTTGATGCAGTATTGGATGCTTTCAGAGGCTTGAATAATGAGATTAAAATAGCAACGCATTTGGTCCAGAAATGCCAAGTATACTTGTCCAACGATTCAAAAGAAAATTGCCAATATTCTTGCCAACAAAGTTCGAGCTATGATTCGTGA
- the LOC141587663 gene encoding F-box/kelch-repeat protein At3g23880-like has translation MKSKQSSSNEYIPPKVFTQILVNLPVKSLLRFRCVCKSWRSILDDPNFVDMHIQFYNHQKKINSDKILSLEGLGLYGRGGCLLTLRKADTLCKTGQIFKSPDSYYLHGSCNSLLLISRPQNFLYEGMRLYNPSIRKSLLLPRCPLLPRYECHTTYVIGFVPRTKDFKVIAISLKRPGVVIPEMRLAVYTLCDQRWVVRDNGFNFDCLSNTHSFGPYYFSEGATHWLGKDPCENSSNRDWKPTHLVSLDFDTESFTFLKLPHASPEAQRRLFLLGESIAFFCISPVSLKIWVLKQESGMREWTPWFAGPSSSDGFNMFFHWGCRTRLLYYKGDGGHGGTLVYGNKSYNIATCEVQSIAKSSFYVELETYSESLILCKGYKVEDIASSPFCLDK, from the coding sequence ATGAAGAGCAAGCAATCATCTTCAAATGAATACATACCCCCTAAAGTGTTTACTCAAATCCTCGTAAATTTGCCGGTTAAAAGCCTATTAAGATTCAGGTGCGTATGCAAATCTTGGCGCTCCATTCTCGATGATCCTAATTTCGTTGACATGCATATTCAATTTTACAACCACCAAAAGAAGATTAATTCGGATAAAATATTATCCCTCGAGGGTTTGGGACTCTATGGACGAGGTGGATGCTTGTTGACACTTCGTAAGGCCGACACTCTTTGTAAAACCGGCCAAATTTTCAAGAGCCCTGATAGCTATTATCTTCACGGAAGTTGTAATTCTTTACTTTTAATAAGCCGCCCTCAAAACTTCTTGTATGAAGGAATGAGATTGTATAACCCTAGTATTAGAAAATCCTTGCTACTTCCCCGTTGTCCTCTTTTACCACGTTACGAATGCCATACTACATATGTAATTGGATTCGTACCTCGCACTAAGGATTTTAAAGTCATTGCAATCTCATTAAAGCGTCCAGGTGTAGTCATTCCAGAGATGCGTCTTGCAGTTTACACACTTTGTGATCAAAGATGGGTTGTTAGAGATAACGGCTTCAACTTTGATTGTTTGTCCAATACACATTCGTTTGGGCCCTATTATTTCTCTGAAGGCGCAACTCACTGGCTTGGAAAAGATCCATGTGAGAATAGTAGTAATCGAGATTGGAAACCGACTCATCTTGTTTCCCTTGATTTTGATACGGAAAGTTTCACCTTTTTGAAACTGCCACATGCCTCGCCTGAAGCACAAAGGCGTCTGTTTCTTCTTGGGGAGTCAATAGCGTTTTTCTGCATTTCTCCTGTTAGTCTCAAAATATGGGTGCTGAAACAGGAGAGTGGTATGAGAGAGTGGACTCCATGGTTTGCAGGTCCTTCGAGTAGCGATGGATTTAATATGTTCTTTCATTGGGGCTGTAGAACAAGGCTATTGTATTATAAAGGTGATGGTGGGCATGGTGGCACTCTTGTTTATGGGAACAAATCCTATAATATTGCTACTTGCGAAGTGCAGTCAATTGCAAAATCTAGCTTTTATGTAGAACTGGAAACATATTCGGAGAGCTTGATTTTGTGCAAAGGATACAAAGTCGAGGATATTGCTTCTTCCCCTTTTTGCTTGGATAAATAA
- the LOC141658633 gene encoding uncharacterized protein LOC141658633: MSVVWSEIQLTVGMLKRKEESDVREFAKLIKEFRTKLEGNTQPLTKQQQIELLLGCKVPEETNILPPNVSRNKGCGKRLVSKKNKAIKKAEKAKRLCANCKRKGNHDKRNCPYDFADLPPVNQGELADEEVEEEGDEDE, translated from the exons ATGTCTGTGGTGTGGTCTGAGATTCAGTTAACTGTTGGTATGCTCAAAAGGAAAGAAGAGTCGGATGTGAGAGAGTTTGCCAAGTTGATCAAGGAATTCAGGACAAAACTAGAGGGAAACACTCAACCGTTGACAAaacaacaacagattgagcttctactGGGCTGCAAGGTTCCAGAAGAAACCAACATCTTACCGCCGAATGTGTCTAGGAACAAAGGCTGTGGTAAACGGTTGGTGAGCAAGAAAAATAAGGCAATCAAGAAGGCGGAAAAAGCAAAAAGGTTGTGTGCTAACTGTAAGCGCAAGGGCAACCACGACAAAAGGAATTGTCCATATGATTTTGCAGACCTTCCTCCAGTGAACCAG GGAGAGCTAGCGGACGAAGAAGTAGAAGAGGAAGGGGATGAGGATGAATAA